A single genomic interval of Megalobrama amblycephala isolate DHTTF-2021 linkage group LG15, ASM1881202v1, whole genome shotgun sequence harbors:
- the LOC125247971 gene encoding voltage-dependent T-type calcium channel subunit alpha-1H-like, with translation MTDGEGREHFHYLERGEVSVPLSALYRAPCSSEEISDEEEKSSTWIPVHESSQAQGSGARDPTPDLVSDEEEKPPYPMLAPVVFFCIKQTTRPRSWCLRMVFNPWFEHVSMLVILLNCVTLGMFQPCEDLKCQSERCIILQVSLAPFCYERWTLIAHNRIMFLQILFHKRFKML, from the exons ATGACTGATGGCGAGGGGAGAGAACACTTTCATTACTTGGAGAGAGGAGAGGTAAGTGTTCCCCTTTCAGCCCTGTACCGGGCGCCCTGTTCCAGTGAAGAGATCAGCGATGAGGAGGAAAAGAGCAGCACATGGATCCCGGTCCATGAGAGCTCTCAGGCACAGGGGTCTGGGGCCCGGGACCCCACTCCAGATTTGGTCtccgatgaggaggagaagCCCCCCTACCCGATGCTTGCGCCTGTGGTGTTCTTCTGCATCAAACAGACCACTCGTCCACGTAGCTGGTGTCTCAGGATGGTTTTCAACCC ATGGTTTGAGCATGTGAGCATGCTGGTGATTCTCTTGAACTGTGTGACTCTGGGCATGTTCCAGCCATGTGAGGACCTCAAGTGCCAGTCTGAGCGGTGTATCATCTTACAGGTGAGTCTCGCTCCATTCTGCTATGAGAGATGGACTCTGATAGCTCATAACAGGATAATGTTCCTTCAGATATTATTCCATAAAAGATTTAAGATGCTTTAA
- the LOC125247967 gene encoding piggyBac transposable element-derived protein 4-like: MGVIKKPSLRDYWSTDPMLLTPFFRSLFSQDHFLLILWCLYFTNNVTAVFNDPLEKIRNVFTALTSSFRHIFVPYRDLCVDESLMKWKGRLAFRRFIPSERQRFGVNFFVLCDVLTGYVQDMIIYSGSTSDIQHYPGLEISGSVVMTLLAPYLRKGHVLYVDNWYSSPTLFQHLLSLDTRACGTVHANRRGMPTFTCRMAKGEVEFKENGSQLAVKWHDKRDVHVLTTVHPTGMAATGKLDHITGQAKMKPVCVLEYNKKMGAVDKADMMTGFLECTRKSTKWYKKIFFHLLDMVLLNSHIVYWQITGKEITSLQFRTNLMRGLLKEYSTLRSPSKGGRPALDTPLHLTARHFPSEVSLTASPGRCNDIRKYY; encoded by the exons ATGGGGGTGATCAAAAAACCATCACTTCGTGATTATTGGAGCACAGACCCCATGCTCTTGACACCATTTTTCAGGTCTTTGTTTTCACAGGACCACTTCCTTCTGATCCTCTGGTGTCTATACTTCACAAACAATGTGACAGCTGTTTTCAACGACCCTCTGgaaaaaatcagaaatgtatttacTGCTCTAACCTCCTCCTTTCGTCACATTTTTGTGCCATACAGGGATCTTTGTGTGGATGAGTCTCTGATGAAGTGGAAAGGCAGGCTGGCATTTCGTCGGTTCATTCCATCTGAACGGCAAAGATTTGGGgtaaacttttttgttttgtgtgatgTGCTTACTGGTTATGTGCAGGATATGATCATTTACTCCGGATCTACCAGTGACATCCAACATTACCCAGGACTTGAAATTTCTGGGTCTGTCGTAATGACACTACTGGCACCTTACTTAAGGAAGGGTCATGTCCTTTATGTGGACAATTGGTACAGTAGTCCCACACTTTTCCAGCACCTCTTGTCTCTTGACACTAGAGCTTGTGGGACTGTGCATGCAAACCGGAGAGGAATGCCAACATTTACCTGTAGGATGGCAAAGGGTGAGGTGGAATTCAAGGAGAATGGATCGCAGTTGGCAGTCAAATGGCATGACAAGAGGGATGTTCATGTCCTCACCACAGTCCACCCAACTGGTATGGCAGCCACAGGGAAGCTTGATCACATCACTGGTCAAGCAAAGATGAAGCCAGTCTGTGTGCTGGAGTACAACAAAAAGATGGGGGCAGTTGACAAAGCTGACATGATGACTGGCTTTCTTGAATGTACCAGAAAGTCTACAAAGTGGTATAAGAAGATCTTCTTTCACCTACTTGACATGGTTTTGCTCAACAGCCACATTGTCTACTGGCAAATTACTG GAAAGGAAATCACCTCCCTGCAATTCAGGACAAACCTGATGAGAGGGCTGCTGAAGGAGTACAGCACATTACGGTCTCCATCCAAAGGAGGACGTCCTGCCTTAGACACTCCTCTGCACCTTACAGCCAGGCATTTCCCATCTGAAGTCAGTTTGACGGCAAGTCCCGGTCGCTGTAATGACATTAGAAAGTATTACTAG